One region of Gigantopelta aegis isolate Gae_Host chromosome 7, Gae_host_genome, whole genome shotgun sequence genomic DNA includes:
- the LOC121377309 gene encoding uncharacterized protein LOC121377309 yields MATFLLFSLSLGCTVCAFLSMFISFTSPFWYKSWTRVHSQFSNIGLWHICLAGYIKPQDPTLKSYVGCWWIHSSEFDSVRTFIMPSWFMGIQALSIFTFLATLAALIILILYIPTVTFNRVFKGRQVKMQFILAIILLASAFLVFIIALVFAEMCNDPNWMPRPWMNYLSWGYGMCVLSGFFAAFAGMFVFLRGLILKDIELGGKDIDEKIKLEKHVAERARAKEMEAMREQAPSEDYRSGKFEEMSMQRDAYGPPPTDLRPPYKPDVHQGRQFDYVPQQRGYVYPQRDYMPAPRGFRTGSETYSGYHSGSESSAIPSAAPSTKAESVV; encoded by the exons ATGGCGACATTTCTGTTGTTTAGTTTGTCATTGGGTTGCACAGTGTGTGCGTTTCTTTCTATGTTTATATCATTCACGTCCCCGTTCTGGTACAAGTCATGGACCCGAGTGCACAGCCAGTTCTCAAACATTGGACTGTGGCACATCTGTCTGGCGGGATACATCAAACCACAAGACCCAACGCTCAAGTCGTATGTGGGCTGTTGGTGGATCCACTCATCGGAATTTGACTCCGTTAGGACGTTTATCATGCCGT CATGGTTCATGGGAATCCAGGCTCTCTCCATTTTCACGTTTCTGGCCACCCTGGCTGCCTTGATCATTCTCATCCTGTACATTCCAACGGTGACCTTCAACAGGGTCTTCAAAGGTCGTCAAGTGAAGATGCAGTTTATATTGGCCATCATTCTCTTGGCATCAG CTTTCTTGGTGTTCATCATCGCACTGGTGTTTGCCGAGATGTGCAACGACCCCAACTGGATGCCGCGGCCGTGGATGAACTACCTGTCATGGGGCTACGGGATGTGCGTCCTGTCGGGATTCTTCGCCGCGTTCGCGGGCATGTTCGTCTTCCTACGAGGCCTCATATTAAAGGACATCGAACTAGGAGGAAAGGACATTGACGAGAAGATAAAGCTTGAGAAACATGTGGCCGAACGGGCAAGAGCTAAAGAGATGGAGGCGATGAGAGAGCAAGCCCCGTCAGAGGATTACAGATCAG GTAAATTTGAGGAGATGTCCATGCAGAGAGACGCGTACGGTCCCCCTCCGACCGACCTGCGGCCGCCGTACAAACCAGATGTGCACCAGGGACGCCAGTTTGACTACGTGCCTCAACAACGCGGCTACGTGTATCCTCAACGCGACTACATGCCTGCACCACGTGGCTTCCGCACGGGCAGTGAGACATACAGCGGCTACCACAGCGGCAGTGAGAGTAGCGCCATTCCCAGTGCGGCTCCCAGCACCAAGGCTGAGTCTGTCGTTTAG